In the Paenibacillus sp. FSL H7-0357 genome, one interval contains:
- the dnaA gene encoding chromosomal replication initiator protein DnaA, protein MDSHTSELWQQILSIIQTKLSKPSFDTWFKATKALTLSQHAIIISAPTTFAVEWLESRYTKLVGATVYEVTGQQVDVKFVIEENKPVEPVIQQMTPSPAVSREEAQTHLLNPKYTFDTFVIGSGNRFAHAASLAVAEAPAKAYNPLFLYGGVGLGKTHLMHAIGHYVLEHNPNNKVIYISSEKFTNEFINSIRDNRGESFRNKYRNVDILLIDDIQFLAGKESTQEEFFHTFNALHEERKQIIISSDRPPKEIPTLEERLRSRFEWGLITDIQPPDLETRIAILRKKAKAENLDIPNEAMMYIANQIDTNIRELEGALIRVVAYSSLTNQDVTTHLAAEALKDIIPSSRPKMITMNDIQQKVGEYYNLRMEDFKARKRTKAVAFPRQIAMYLSRELTDYSLPKIGEAFGGRDHTTVIHAHEKITQQLKVDQELYKVVNNLAEKIKNPS, encoded by the coding sequence GTGGACAGCCATACTTCCGAATTATGGCAGCAAATATTATCGATTATTCAAACCAAATTAAGCAAACCGAGCTTCGATACATGGTTTAAGGCGACGAAGGCATTAACTCTTAGCCAGCACGCCATTATCATCTCGGCACCTACAACATTTGCCGTAGAATGGCTGGAAAGTCGTTACACCAAATTGGTAGGAGCTACGGTTTATGAAGTTACCGGACAACAGGTTGACGTCAAATTTGTGATTGAGGAGAACAAGCCCGTAGAGCCTGTAATCCAGCAGATGACGCCTTCTCCCGCAGTATCGCGTGAAGAAGCGCAGACTCATTTGCTTAATCCCAAGTACACTTTCGATACGTTCGTTATCGGCTCCGGCAACCGGTTTGCGCATGCAGCCTCTCTGGCTGTAGCGGAAGCGCCTGCCAAAGCGTATAATCCCTTGTTTTTGTACGGCGGGGTGGGTCTTGGGAAGACTCATCTAATGCATGCCATCGGGCACTACGTCCTGGAACATAACCCTAACAATAAGGTTATCTACATCTCGTCCGAGAAATTCACGAATGAATTCATCAACTCCATCCGTGACAACCGCGGTGAAAGCTTCCGTAACAAATACCGCAACGTTGACATTCTGCTGATTGACGATATTCAATTCCTGGCCGGCAAAGAGTCAACGCAGGAGGAATTTTTCCATACGTTTAACGCTCTTCATGAAGAACGCAAGCAAATTATTATCTCCAGCGACCGTCCCCCAAAGGAAATTCCCACTCTGGAAGAACGGCTTCGTTCCCGTTTTGAATGGGGACTCATTACCGATATTCAACCGCCTGATCTGGAGACGCGGATTGCCATTTTGCGCAAGAAAGCCAAGGCGGAGAACCTGGATATCCCCAATGAGGCCATGATGTACATCGCCAACCAGATCGATACGAACATTCGCGAGCTTGAGGGCGCATTGATCCGTGTTGTTGCCTATTCATCGCTTACCAACCAGGACGTAACCACTCATCTGGCAGCCGAAGCACTGAAGGATATCATTCCTTCCAGCCGGCCGAAGATGATCACCATGAACGATATTCAGCAAAAGGTCGGCGAATATTACAATTTGCGCATGGAAGATTTCAAGGCGCGCAAACGCACCAAAGCCGTAGCTTTTCCACGTCAAATCGCTATGTATCTCTCCCGTGAATTAACGGATTATTCGCTTCCCAAAATCGGAGAAGCTTTCGGGGGACGTGACCATACGACAGTTATACATGCCCATGAGAAGATTACGCAGCAATTAAAGGTAGACCAGGAGTTGTACAAAGTGGTAAATAATCTTGCGGAGAAAATTAAAAATCCTTCCTAA
- the dnaN gene encoding DNA polymerase III subunit beta: protein MKISILKNELNESIGHVSKAISSRTTIPILTGIKLEVSHQGVTLTASDTDISIQSFIPAENDSHTIVKVEQPGSVVLPAKFFVEIIKKLPSKEIHMEVKEGFQTYISSGSTEIQIVGLDPEEFPVLPSIEENETISIPGDLLKNMIKQTAFSISTQETTPILTGILWNLSENEFKFTATDRHRLATRAAHLEGTENVQFANIVIAGKTLNELSKIIPDQNMLVDIVVADNQVLFKIDKVLFYSRILDGIYPDTSRIIPTNYKTELTLDTKKLSESIDRAYLLSREEKTNIVRMQTLENGDVEISSSSSELGKVREELEVLDFKGEPLKISFNSKYMLDVLKVVESEQLVIAFTGMMSPIILRPLDDSRSLYVILPYRTTN, encoded by the coding sequence ATGAAAATCAGCATTCTTAAAAATGAACTCAACGAATCAATCGGGCACGTATCCAAGGCAATCTCCAGCAGAACTACAATTCCCATTCTGACCGGCATTAAGCTGGAGGTAAGCCATCAAGGCGTTACCCTGACTGCAAGTGATACGGACATTTCCATCCAGTCCTTCATACCTGCAGAGAACGATAGCCATACCATCGTGAAAGTGGAACAGCCAGGCAGCGTTGTGCTTCCAGCCAAGTTTTTCGTCGAGATCATCAAGAAGCTTCCCTCCAAAGAAATTCACATGGAAGTCAAAGAGGGCTTTCAAACCTATATCTCTTCCGGCTCCACGGAAATTCAGATCGTCGGTCTTGACCCCGAGGAATTCCCAGTACTGCCGAGCATCGAGGAGAACGAAACGATCTCAATTCCAGGTGATTTGCTGAAAAATATGATTAAACAAACCGCCTTCTCCATCTCCACCCAAGAGACAACACCCATTCTGACAGGGATTCTGTGGAATCTGAGTGAGAATGAATTTAAATTTACAGCTACCGACCGCCACCGTCTGGCCACAAGAGCTGCGCATCTGGAAGGGACCGAGAATGTCCAATTCGCCAACATCGTCATTGCCGGCAAAACGCTGAATGAGCTAAGCAAAATCATACCGGACCAGAATATGCTGGTGGATATTGTCGTGGCCGATAATCAGGTGCTCTTCAAAATCGACAAAGTGCTGTTCTATTCGCGGATTCTGGATGGAATTTATCCGGATACTTCTAGAATTATTCCGACCAACTACAAAACAGAACTAACTTTGGATACAAAAAAACTCAGCGAATCGATTGACCGCGCTTATTTGCTGTCCCGTGAAGAAAAAACAAACATTGTACGTATGCAGACACTGGAGAACGGCGATGTTGAGATCTCTTCCAGCTCGTCAGAGCTGGGGAAGGTCCGTGAAGAACTGGAAGTGCTTGATTTCAAAGGCGAGCCGCTCAAAATCTCCTTCAACTCCAAATATATGCTCGATGTCCTGAAAGTTGTCGAAAGCGAGCAGCTCGTCATCGCCTTCACCGGTATGATGAGTCCGATTATTCTTAGACCGCTGGATGACAGCCGCAGTCTGTATGTCATTCTGCCGTACCGCACAACAAATTAA
- the yaaA gene encoding S4 domain-containing protein YaaA yields the protein MKKILIHSGYIKLDQFLKLSDCVSTGGMAKALLQEGYVKVNGEKEERRGRKLYPGDTIEVQDNGAFEIEGGGIKE from the coding sequence ATGAAAAAAATACTTATCCACAGTGGATATATTAAGCTGGACCAGTTCTTGAAGCTTTCAGATTGCGTATCCACAGGCGGCATGGCGAAGGCGCTGCTGCAGGAAGGCTACGTGAAGGTTAACGGGGAAAAAGAAGAACGACGTGGCAGAAAGCTTTATCCGGGTGATACAATAGAGGTTCAGGACAACGGCGCATTCGAGATTGAAGGCGGCGGAATAAAAGAGTAG
- the recF gene encoding DNA replication/repair protein RecF (All proteins in this family for which functions are known are DNA-binding proteins that assist the filamentation of RecA onto DNA for the initiation of recombination or recombinational repair.), which produces MFVKNIGLQHYRNYGLLRLESLGDVNLILGQNAQGKTNLMEALFVLAMTKSHRTSKDRELISFDAPGGSAQIVAEVERKYGDLKLELTLSAQGKKARINGLEQRRLSEFVGSLNVVMFAPEDLEIVKGTPGIRRRFLDMEIGQVQPSYLFHLQQYQKVLLQRGNLLKQLWGKEAAGKELLEIWDAQLIEHGVKIVKKRKQFIKKLQIWAESIHRGITNGGEELKLLYVPSFGERDEEDEAVLLDKFMLKLSQTRDQEIRRGMTLTGPHRDDLSFFINGREAQVYGSQGQQRTAALSLKLAEIELIHEEIGEYPVLLLDDVLSELDPYRQTQLIETFQSKVQTFITATGVESLSADKLKGASLYHVHDGKVEL; this is translated from the coding sequence GTGTTTGTTAAAAATATCGGTCTGCAGCATTACCGTAACTACGGGCTGCTGCGTCTGGAGAGCCTGGGCGATGTGAACCTGATTCTCGGTCAGAATGCCCAGGGCAAAACAAACCTCATGGAGGCTCTGTTCGTCCTGGCGATGACCAAGAGCCACCGTACCTCGAAGGACCGGGAACTCATTTCTTTCGATGCTCCCGGAGGATCCGCGCAAATTGTTGCCGAGGTGGAACGTAAATATGGCGATTTGAAGCTGGAGCTGACCTTGTCCGCCCAAGGCAAAAAAGCCAGAATCAACGGGCTGGAACAGCGCAGGCTCAGTGAATTCGTCGGCTCGCTCAACGTGGTGATGTTCGCTCCGGAAGATCTGGAGATCGTCAAAGGGACACCTGGAATACGGCGCCGGTTTCTTGATATGGAGATTGGCCAGGTGCAGCCAAGTTATCTTTTCCATCTGCAGCAATACCAGAAGGTGCTTCTGCAAAGAGGCAATCTGCTGAAGCAGCTATGGGGCAAGGAAGCAGCAGGCAAGGAGCTGTTGGAAATATGGGATGCCCAACTTATAGAGCATGGTGTTAAAATCGTCAAAAAAAGGAAACAATTCATAAAGAAGCTGCAAATCTGGGCAGAAAGCATTCACCGGGGCATTACGAACGGCGGGGAAGAGCTGAAATTGCTGTACGTCCCCTCTTTCGGCGAGCGGGACGAGGAAGATGAAGCTGTCTTATTAGACAAATTTATGTTAAAGTTATCACAAACAAGAGATCAGGAAATTAGGCGCGGCATGACGCTGACGGGTCCCCATCGGGATGACCTGTCCTTTTTTATCAACGGAAGAGAAGCTCAGGTCTACGGTTCTCAGGGGCAGCAGCGCACGGCAGCTTTGTCGCTCAAGCTGGCGGAAATCGAGCTGATCCATGAAGAAATCGGGGAGTACCCTGTGCTGCTTCTTGATGATGTTTTGTCCGAGCTTGATCCTTACCGCCAGACTCAGCTTATAGAAACCTTTCAAAGCAAGGTACAAACCTTCATCACTGCCACCGGTGTGGAAAGTTTAAGTGCCGATAAATTAAAAGGCGCAAGCCTATACCATGTTCATGATGGAAAAGTGGAGTTATAA
- the remB gene encoding extracellular matrix regulator RemB, which yields MYIHLGGEKIIRSSELIAIFDISIERSSKVSKQFIVHSQQDKKLERIGEEEAKSIVVTKNTVYYSPISSSTLKKRAKILLEI from the coding sequence ATGTATATTCATTTGGGCGGAGAAAAGATTATTCGATCCTCAGAGCTGATTGCTATATTTGATATATCGATTGAGAGGTCCTCGAAGGTGTCGAAGCAGTTCATTGTTCATTCCCAGCAGGATAAAAAACTGGAACGAATCGGTGAAGAGGAAGCGAAGTCCATTGTCGTGACCAAAAATACTGTGTACTACTCCCCTATTTCCTCCTCCACTCTCAAAAAAAGAGCCAAAATCTTGTTGGAAATATAA
- the gyrB gene encoding DNA topoisomerase (ATP-hydrolyzing) subunit B has protein sequence MSMNQPTYDESQIQVLEGLEAVRKRPGMYIGSTSAKGLHHLVWEVVDNSIDEALAGFCDRIQVIIHEDNSVTVIDNGRGIPVGENVKLKKSTLEVVMTVLHAGGKFGGGGYKVSGGLHGVGISVVNALSEKVVVTVKRDGHVYQQEYRRGAPQYDIKIIGDSDETGTTTTFHPDSEIFTETTVFEYNTLLTRIRELAFLNKGIELSLLDERTGVSNTFKYDGGIVEYVKYLNEKKEALHEDPIYVEGSRDMIAVEVALQYNDSYTENIYSFANNINTHEGGTHESGFKSALTRIINDYARKTGVIKDSSNNLTGDDVREGLTAIISVKIPEPQFEGQTKTKLGNSEVRGIVESLFGEKLQEFLEENPAVSRRVLEKSLQASRAREAARKARELTRRKSALEVSALPGKLADCSSKDASISELYIVEGDSAGGSAKQGRDRHFQAILPLRGKILNVEKARLDRILSNAEIRAIITALGTGISEDFDLSKARYHKVVIMTDADVDGAHIRTLLLTFFYRYMRKIIEAGYIYIAQPPLFKIERNKVIRYAQSERERDEIIATFGENVKVNVQRYKGLGEMNATQLWDTTMDPESRMMLQVTIDDAILADSIFDTLMGDNVQPRYEFIQEHAKSVRNLDI, from the coding sequence ATGTCAATGAATCAACCGACATATGATGAGAGTCAGATTCAGGTACTGGAAGGGCTGGAAGCTGTTCGGAAACGTCCCGGCATGTACATTGGTTCCACTAGCGCTAAAGGTCTGCATCATTTGGTTTGGGAGGTCGTCGATAACAGTATCGATGAGGCGCTGGCAGGTTTTTGCGACCGGATTCAAGTGATTATTCATGAGGATAACAGTGTGACCGTTATTGATAACGGACGGGGTATCCCTGTCGGTGAGAACGTGAAGCTGAAGAAATCGACGCTTGAGGTTGTAATGACTGTCCTGCATGCAGGTGGTAAATTCGGCGGTGGCGGATATAAGGTTTCGGGCGGTCTTCACGGTGTAGGGATATCGGTTGTGAACGCATTATCCGAGAAGGTAGTTGTAACCGTCAAACGTGACGGCCACGTCTACCAGCAGGAATACAGACGCGGTGCACCCCAATATGATATCAAGATTATCGGAGATTCCGACGAGACGGGTACCACTACAACCTTTCATCCGGATTCGGAGATTTTTACCGAAACGACAGTCTTCGAATACAACACGCTCCTTACTCGTATCCGCGAGCTGGCGTTTCTTAACAAGGGAATCGAGCTTTCACTGCTGGATGAGCGGACTGGGGTTTCCAATACCTTCAAATACGATGGCGGTATCGTAGAATATGTGAAATATTTGAACGAGAAAAAAGAGGCGCTTCATGAGGATCCGATCTACGTGGAAGGCTCACGGGATATGATTGCGGTTGAAGTAGCTCTGCAATATAACGATTCGTACACAGAGAACATTTACTCTTTTGCCAACAATATCAATACGCATGAAGGCGGAACGCATGAATCCGGCTTTAAGAGTGCATTGACACGGATCATCAATGATTATGCCCGCAAAACCGGCGTGATCAAGGACAGCAGCAACAACCTGACCGGAGATGACGTTCGTGAAGGATTGACGGCGATTATTTCCGTGAAAATTCCTGAGCCGCAATTCGAAGGGCAAACGAAGACCAAGCTCGGCAACAGTGAAGTCCGCGGGATTGTAGAATCCTTGTTCGGTGAGAAGCTGCAGGAATTCCTGGAAGAGAACCCTGCGGTTTCCCGGCGGGTGCTGGAGAAGTCACTGCAGGCTTCACGTGCCCGTGAGGCTGCCCGCAAAGCCCGTGAACTGACCCGCCGCAAGAGCGCTCTTGAAGTCAGTGCCTTGCCGGGTAAGCTGGCAGACTGCTCATCCAAGGATGCTTCGATCAGTGAGCTGTATATCGTCGAAGGTGACTCTGCCGGTGGATCAGCCAAGCAGGGCCGGGACCGTCACTTCCAGGCGATTCTGCCGCTGCGCGGTAAAATCCTGAACGTAGAGAAAGCACGGCTTGACCGTATCCTATCCAATGCCGAAATCCGGGCGATTATTACTGCTCTGGGAACCGGGATCAGCGAGGACTTTGATCTGTCCAAGGCGCGTTATCACAAGGTTGTTATTATGACTGATGCGGACGTCGACGGAGCCCATATCCGGACTCTGCTGTTGACCTTCTTCTACCGCTACATGCGGAAGATTATCGAAGCTGGCTATATTTATATCGCCCAGCCGCCGCTGTTCAAAATTGAGCGCAACAAAGTCATCCGCTATGCTCAAAGTGAGAGAGAACGCGATGAGATCATTGCTACCTTTGGTGAGAATGTTAAGGTAAATGTTCAGCGCTACAAAGGTCTGGGAGAAATGAACGCCACCCAGCTTTGGGATACCACCATGGATCCTGAGAGTCGCATGATGCTGCAGGTAACGATTGATGATGCAATATTAGCTGACAGTATCTTTGATACACTTATGGGAGATAATGTGCAGCCAAGATATGAATTCATTCAAGAGCATGCAAAATCGGTTCGGAACCTTGATATTTAA